In one window of Chelmon rostratus isolate fCheRos1 chromosome 19, fCheRos1.pri, whole genome shotgun sequence DNA:
- the car15 gene encoding carbonic anhydrase 15 gives MIWTAALLMTVVSSVRSDDYCYNEPHCDPYAWGDMFPSCHPLLEELHSPINLDHQMSRNESLGSLHLEGFDSIQTGHWTLQNDGHSVVLQVGSGMSVSGGGLPDVYHTIQLHFHWGGPATNGSEHTVDRRRYPMEMHIVNMKSIHPNLTAALDDPTGLAVLGFFIDVVYADNVHFGHISQKLSSVAYKGQTTKVKPFPLMSLLPKHNMSQYYRYHGSLTTPPCSQVVVWTLYEVPIYISWSQLAQFTSQIFSTEEDAEQVTPLQNNFRHIHPTFSRIVSVSREARVLTGAAGCALRSAVLVHLLQIMLLGGFVSGL, from the exons ATGATTTGGACCGCTGCTCTCTTGATGACTGTTGTTTCAAGCGTTCGTTCAG ATGATTACTGTTACAATGAGCCACATTGTG ATCCTTATGCTTGGGGAGACATGTTCCCGTCGTGTCACCCTTTACTTGAAGAGCTTCACTCTCCCATCAACCTGGACCACCAGATGAGCAGAAACGAGTCTCTGGGATCTTTACACCTGGAGGGCTTCGATTCGATCCAGACCGGCCACTGGACGCTCCAAAACGACGGACACTCCG TGGTGCTGCAGGTTGGCAGCGGCATGTCAGTGAGTGGTGGGGGTCTCCCAGATGTGTACCACACCATCCAGCTGCACTTCCACTGGGGAGGCCCGGCCACCAACGGCTCAGAGCACACGGTGGACAGACGCAGATACCCGATGGAG ATGCACATAGTCAACATGAAGTCCATCCATCCGAATCTGACAGCAGCCTTGGATGATCCAACAGGACTTGCTGTCCTTGGATTCTTCATTGAT GTTGTTTACGCAGACAACGTGCACTTTGGGCACATATCACAAAAGCTGTCCTCTGTTGCTTACAAAG GCCAAACTACTAAAGTCAAGCCATTTCCGCTGATGAGCCTCCTGCCCAAGCACAACATGAGTCAGTATTACCGTTATCACGGCAGCCTCACCACCCCACCATGTTCTCAAGTGGTTGTATGGACTCTGTATGAAGTCCCCATCTATATCTCATGGTCCCAA ctggcTCAGTTTACCTCACAGATCTTCTCCACGGAGGAGGATGCAGAGCAGGTGACCCCTCTGCAGAACAACTTCCGAcacatccaccccaccttcagCCGCATCGTGTCCGTGTCCAGAGAGGCCAGAGTCCTAACAGGGGCGGCCGGTTGCGCCCTCAGGTCAGCTGTGTTGGTGCATCTGCTTCAAATCATGCTGCTGGGAGGCTTCGTCTCTGGACTTTAG
- the dgcr2 gene encoding integral membrane protein DGCR2/IDD isoform X1, whose translation MLPKADSSSFVLFSLLFVLTLTDPPRTGPRLALARLLSEQRCSPGQFACRSGKMQCIPMSWQCDGWTACEDKSDEMDCPPIKEERFRFGNGYDQVEDVIGVAQPVRFNKKCPSGWHHYEKTASCYKVYLRNENYWQAVDTCQKVNGSLATFVTNEELQFILKIEVDFDDKVCERRDQCKFWVGYQYVITNRNHSLEGRWEVAYKGSMQVFLPPEGLTNFGEASPTQDNVFCAQLQRFQIKSMNERGLHSWHAENCYKKFPFLCKRRQTCVDIKDNVVNEGYYFTPKGDDPCLSCTCHDGEPEMCVAALCERPQGCQHFRKDPKECCKFTCLDPDGNSLFDSMASGMRLIVSCISSFLILSLLLFMVHRLRQRRRERIETLIGGNLHHFNLGRRVPGFDYGPDAFGTGLTPLHLSDDGEGGAFHFQEPPPPYAAYKYPDIQHPDDPPPPYEASINPDSLLYMDLGHSGVSMVPSQMNAMGDVLQADIPNAPGPMPDSAPASQEREDSIDSSTLLVGPDTPTDGHAPADCASSLSTVV comes from the exons ATGTTGCCAaaggctgacagcagcagtttcgtcctcttctctcttctcttcgTCCTCACGTTAACGGACCCACCACGGACAG GTCCACGGCTAGCTCTGGCAAGATTATTGTCAG agcagcgctgcagccCCGGGCAGTTTGCCTGCCGCAGTGGGAAGATGCAGTGTATCCCAATGTCCTGGCAGTGTGACGGCTGGACAGCATGCGAGGACAAGAGCGACGAGATGGACTGTCCCC ccATCAAGGAGGAGAGGTTTCGTTTCGGCAACGGATATGACCAGGTGGAAGACGTCATTGGTGTGGCTCAGCCTGTGCGCTTCAACA AGAAATGTCCCAGCGGATGGCACCACTACGAGAAGACGGCCAGCTGCTACAAAGTGTACCTGAGGAACGAGAACTACTGGCAGGCTGTGGATACGTGTCAGAAAGTCAACGGCTCACTGGCTACTTTTGTTACCAACGAGGAGCTGCAGTTCATCCTGAAGATTGAGGTGGACTTTGACGACAAAGTCTGTGAGCGCAGAGATCAGTGCAA gTTTTGGGTGGGCTACCAGTATGTGATCACCAATCGGAACCACTCCCTGGAGGGCCGCTGGGAGGTAGCATACAAAG GGTCAATGCAGGTGTTTCTGCCACCTGAGGGTCTGACCAATTTTGGAGAAGCGTCTCCCACTCAGGATAACGTCTTCTGTGCCCAGCTGCAGCGTTTTCAGATCAAAAGCATGAATGAACGAGGTCTGCACAGCTGGCACGCTGAGAACTGCTACAAGAAGTTCCCCTTTCTCTGCAAGAGGA GACAGACTTGTGTGGATATAAAAGACAATGTTGTAAACGAGGGCTACTACTTCACCCCTAAGGGGGACGACCCGTGTCTGAGCTGCACGTGTCATGACGGCGAGCCTGAGATGTGCGTGGCCGCGCTGTGTGAGCGTCCGCAGGGCTGCCAGCACTTCCGCAAAGATCCTAAAGAGTGCTGCAAGTTTACCTGCCTGGACCCAG atGGAAACAGTCTGTTTGACTCGATGGCCAGTGGGATGAGACTAATCGTCAGCTGCATCTCgtccttcctcatcctctccctgctgctcttCATGGTGCACAGACTCCGTCAGCGGAGACGTGAACGCATCGAAACCCTGATTGGAGGAAACT TGCACCACTTTAACCTTGGGAGACGAGTCCCAGGCTTTGACTACGGCCCAGATGCCTTTGGCACTGGCCTCACTCCCCTGCATCTGTCTGATGACGGCGAGGGAGGCGCTTTCCATTTCCAAGAGCCTCCTCCGCCATACGCGGCCTACAAATACCCCGACATCCAGCACCCTGATGACCCCCCTCCTCCGTACGAAGCCTCCATCAACCCAGACAGCCTCCTCTACATGGACCTGG GACACAGCGGGGTTTCCATGGTGCCAAGCCAGATGAACGCCATGGGAGACGTGCTGCAGGCCGATATTCCCAACGCCCCCGGTCCCATGCCAGACTCGGCGCCGGCCTCTCAGGAGAGGGAGGACTCCATAGATAGCAGCACCCTCCTGGTGGGGCCAGACACCCCGACAGATGGCCACGCCCCCGCAGACTGCGCCTCCTCCCTCAGCACCGTAGTATAG
- the dgcr2 gene encoding integral membrane protein DGCR2/IDD isoform X2: MLPKADSSSFVLFSLLFVLTLTDPPRTEQRCSPGQFACRSGKMQCIPMSWQCDGWTACEDKSDEMDCPPIKEERFRFGNGYDQVEDVIGVAQPVRFNKKCPSGWHHYEKTASCYKVYLRNENYWQAVDTCQKVNGSLATFVTNEELQFILKIEVDFDDKVCERRDQCKFWVGYQYVITNRNHSLEGRWEVAYKGSMQVFLPPEGLTNFGEASPTQDNVFCAQLQRFQIKSMNERGLHSWHAENCYKKFPFLCKRRQTCVDIKDNVVNEGYYFTPKGDDPCLSCTCHDGEPEMCVAALCERPQGCQHFRKDPKECCKFTCLDPDGNSLFDSMASGMRLIVSCISSFLILSLLLFMVHRLRQRRRERIETLIGGNLHHFNLGRRVPGFDYGPDAFGTGLTPLHLSDDGEGGAFHFQEPPPPYAAYKYPDIQHPDDPPPPYEASINPDSLLYMDLGHSGVSMVPSQMNAMGDVLQADIPNAPGPMPDSAPASQEREDSIDSSTLLVGPDTPTDGHAPADCASSLSTVV; this comes from the exons ATGTTGCCAaaggctgacagcagcagtttcgtcctcttctctcttctcttcgTCCTCACGTTAACGGACCCACCACGGACAG agcagcgctgcagccCCGGGCAGTTTGCCTGCCGCAGTGGGAAGATGCAGTGTATCCCAATGTCCTGGCAGTGTGACGGCTGGACAGCATGCGAGGACAAGAGCGACGAGATGGACTGTCCCC ccATCAAGGAGGAGAGGTTTCGTTTCGGCAACGGATATGACCAGGTGGAAGACGTCATTGGTGTGGCTCAGCCTGTGCGCTTCAACA AGAAATGTCCCAGCGGATGGCACCACTACGAGAAGACGGCCAGCTGCTACAAAGTGTACCTGAGGAACGAGAACTACTGGCAGGCTGTGGATACGTGTCAGAAAGTCAACGGCTCACTGGCTACTTTTGTTACCAACGAGGAGCTGCAGTTCATCCTGAAGATTGAGGTGGACTTTGACGACAAAGTCTGTGAGCGCAGAGATCAGTGCAA gTTTTGGGTGGGCTACCAGTATGTGATCACCAATCGGAACCACTCCCTGGAGGGCCGCTGGGAGGTAGCATACAAAG GGTCAATGCAGGTGTTTCTGCCACCTGAGGGTCTGACCAATTTTGGAGAAGCGTCTCCCACTCAGGATAACGTCTTCTGTGCCCAGCTGCAGCGTTTTCAGATCAAAAGCATGAATGAACGAGGTCTGCACAGCTGGCACGCTGAGAACTGCTACAAGAAGTTCCCCTTTCTCTGCAAGAGGA GACAGACTTGTGTGGATATAAAAGACAATGTTGTAAACGAGGGCTACTACTTCACCCCTAAGGGGGACGACCCGTGTCTGAGCTGCACGTGTCATGACGGCGAGCCTGAGATGTGCGTGGCCGCGCTGTGTGAGCGTCCGCAGGGCTGCCAGCACTTCCGCAAAGATCCTAAAGAGTGCTGCAAGTTTACCTGCCTGGACCCAG atGGAAACAGTCTGTTTGACTCGATGGCCAGTGGGATGAGACTAATCGTCAGCTGCATCTCgtccttcctcatcctctccctgctgctcttCATGGTGCACAGACTCCGTCAGCGGAGACGTGAACGCATCGAAACCCTGATTGGAGGAAACT TGCACCACTTTAACCTTGGGAGACGAGTCCCAGGCTTTGACTACGGCCCAGATGCCTTTGGCACTGGCCTCACTCCCCTGCATCTGTCTGATGACGGCGAGGGAGGCGCTTTCCATTTCCAAGAGCCTCCTCCGCCATACGCGGCCTACAAATACCCCGACATCCAGCACCCTGATGACCCCCCTCCTCCGTACGAAGCCTCCATCAACCCAGACAGCCTCCTCTACATGGACCTGG GACACAGCGGGGTTTCCATGGTGCCAAGCCAGATGAACGCCATGGGAGACGTGCTGCAGGCCGATATTCCCAACGCCCCCGGTCCCATGCCAGACTCGGCGCCGGCCTCTCAGGAGAGGGAGGACTCCATAGATAGCAGCACCCTCCTGGTGGGGCCAGACACCCCGACAGATGGCCACGCCCCCGCAGACTGCGCCTCCTCCCTCAGCACCGTAGTATAG
- the ess2 gene encoding splicing factor ESS-2 homolog produces MEGSASVRKSLSGTLVPAAVTTVALLKQPEEVDKEKLNRKVLDEEEYIESLEKIIQRDFFPDVTKLQAQKDYLDAEETGDLERMREISIRYGSSLTKSTPRSSAPYVTPASFETPVGHSGSPSSTHGSKGLDGESKDYDKEEKELPCLDRFLAKNTSEDNASFEHIMDLAKDKEKLKHSWLYEAEAEFKQRHEENLALPSVEKAALECVKAGLETWEYKAKNALMYYPEGVKDDDALFKKPREVVHKNTRFTRDPFSKALNKSQIQQAAALNAQFKQGKVGPDGKELIPHESPTVNGYGFESMPSPAPGVAESPLMTWGEIESTPFRLDGSDTPYVERNHGPSFKIPEPGRRERLGLKMANEAAAKNRAKKQEALRKVTENLASLTPKGLSPALTPALQRLVNRTSSKYTDKALRASYTPSPSHRVAGCKSPFGPSTPSGTPTPNKAKTPSSQDLTSLTDNLLQLPKRRKASDFF; encoded by the exons ATGGAGGGCAGTGCCAGCGTGAGGAAATCGCTCTCCGGGACTCTCGTCCCTGCAGCGGTCACAACAGTTGCTCTCTTGAAACAACCCGAGGAGGTGGACAAGGAGAAGCTAAATAGGAAGGTCCTCGATGAAGAGGAGTACATTGAG AGTTTAGAGAAGATCATCCAGAGGGACTTCTTCCCAGATGTGACTAAATTGCAAGCGCAGAAGGACTATCTTGACGCAGAGGAAACTGGTGACttagagagaatgagagagataTCCATCCGATATGGATCATCTTTGACAAAATCAACACCACGGTCTTCTGCACCCT ATGTGACTCCAGCTAGTTTTGAGACACCAGTGGGCCACTCAGGCTCTCCGTCCTCCACTCATGGCAGTAAAGGTTTAGATGGTG AGAGCAAGGATTAtgacaaagaagagaaagagctGCCCTGTCTGGATCGTTTCCTTGCTAAAAATACCAGTGAGGATAATGCATCATTTGAGCACATAATGGATCTGGCAAAAGACAAGGAGAAGCTGAAGCATTCCTGGTTATATGAAGCTGAGGCTGAATTCAAGCAG CGACATGAGGAGAACCTTGCCTTACCATCAGTAGAGAAAGCAGCACTTGAATGTGTCAAAGCTGGACTTGAGACATGGGAGTACAAAGCGAAGAATGCCTTGATGTATTATCCAGAGG GTGTTAAAGATGATGATGCATTATTTAAGAAGCCACGGGAGGTAGTGCACAAGAACACGCGCTTTACTAGAGACCCATTCAGCAAAGCTCTCAACAAAAGCCAGATTCAGCAGGCTGCGGCCCTCAATGCACAG TTCAAACAGGGTAAAGTAGGTCCCGATGGGAAAGAGCTCATCCCACATGAATCCCCAACAGTGAATGGATATGGTTTTGAATCAATGCCTTCTCCTGCACCTG GTGTAGCTGAGTCACCTTTGATGACCTGGGGTGAGATCGAGAGCACCCCATTTCGTCTGGATGGATCTGACACCCCATATGTTGAGAGGAATCATGGCCCATCATTTAAG ATTCCAGAGCCGGGAAGACGAGAGAGGCTGGGTTTAAAGATGGCTAATGAAGCTGCCGCTAAAAACCGTgcaaagaaacaggaagcatTGCGAAAGGTCACAGAGAACCTCGCAAG TCTTACACCTAAAGGCCTGAGCCCAGCCCTCACCCCTGCACTGCAGAGACTTGTAAATCGGACATCTAGCAAATACACGGACAAAGCGCTTCGAGCAAGTTACACCCCATCGCCCTCACATAGAGTCGCTGGCTGCAAGTCTCCCTTCGGCCCATCCACCCCCTCAGGAACGCCGACACCAAACAAAGCCAAGACGCCGAGCTCTCAGGACCTTACGTCACTCACAGACAATCTGCTGCAACTTCCCAAGAGACGGAAAGCCTCAGACTTTTTCTAA
- the LOC121623501 gene encoding transcription factor Adf-1-like: MDDKLILAVFNYPELYNVTLPNYRCTESRANAWKNISSVLGLPSEECKRKWKNMRDRYLKEVRMEIKSKKQGEIIQSRWKYRRLMNFIAPFTGSRSGVADMCGNNDDDHDNPDESGSVEGENASSESVKTAQSIVKVPVSQPDLKPQVTFVTQLPPLSQDTQMAQLAVLAKMPSGPQIAPSSKTGRKRRLMQESHSLSSSQSASSPTKWLVKDNGTSVPNRPRDEDELFLLSFVPALKRLAPQKRCETKIKIQQIMYEAEFNIAQPESQEKQTEPETQD; encoded by the exons ATGGACGATAAGTTAATATTGGCTGTATTTAATTATCCAGAGCTTTACAATGTCACTTTGCCGAATTACCGCTGCACAGAAAGTCGGGCAAATGCCTGGAAAAACATCAGTAGCGTACTGGGTCTCCCAT CCGAGGAGTGtaaaagaaaatggaagaacATGAGAGACAGGTACTTGAAGGAAGTCCGAATGGAGATCAAAAGCAAGAAGCAAGGAGAGATTATCCAGAGTAGGTGGAAATACAGACGACTCATGAATTTTATTGCACCCTTCACTGGCTCCAGAAGTGGAGTGGCAGACATGTGTGGCAACAATGACGATGACCACGACAATCCTGACGAGTCTGGCAGCGTGGAGGGAGAAAACGCATCGTCAGAGTCGGTCAAGACGGCCCAGTCCATCGTGAAGGTCCCTGTGAGTCAGCCTGACCTCAAACCCCAGGTGACTTTTGTGACGCAGCTCCCTCCATTGTCCCAAGACACACAGATGGCCCAGCTGGCTGTTCTGGCTAAAATGCCATCAGGCCCACAGATCGCCCCCAGCAGCAAAACCGGACGGAAACGGCGCCTAATGCAAGAGTCTCAttcactgtcttcctctcaaAGTGCATCATCCCCTACAAAATGGCTGGTCAAAGACAATGGCACCTCAGTTCCCAACAGGCCACGGGATGAGGATGAACTGTTCCTGCTGAGCTTTGTGCCCGCTCTGAAGCGGCTTGCTCCACAGAAAAGGTGtgagacaaaaataaagatcCAGCAGATTATGTATGAAGCAGAGTTCAACATTGCACAGCCAGAATCTCAAGAGAAACAGACGGAACCAGAAACGCAGGACTAG
- the rnf185 gene encoding E3 ubiquitin-protein ligase RNF185 isoform X2, which translates to MATAAPPPASGSAATTENQSPGSSSSTAADSGNQDSTFECNICLDTAKDAVISLCGHLFCWPCLHQWLETRPNRQVCPVCKAGISRDKVIPLYGRGSTGQQDPRERTPPRPQGQRPEPENRGGFQGFGFGDGGFQMSFGIGAFPFGIFATAFNINDGRPPPAPGTPQHMDEQFLSRLFLFVALVIMFWLLIA; encoded by the exons ATGGCCACCGCTGCGCCCCCGCCAGCCTCTGGCTCTGCTGCGACCACTGAAAACCAAAGTCCCGGATCCAGCAGCTCGACTGCAGCCGACAGTGGCAACCAGGATAGCACTTTCGAGTGTAATATATGTCTGGACACCGCCAAGGATGCAGTGATCAGCCTGTGTGGACACCTCTTCTG TTGGCCTTGCTTGCACCAG TGGTTGGAGACCAGACCCAACAGACAGGTGTGTCCAGTGTGTAAAGCTGGTATCAGCAGAGACAAAGTTATCCCCTTATATGGACGGGGAAGCACAGGTCAACAAGACCCCAG AGAAAGAACACCCCCTCGACCACAAGGGCAAAGACCTGAGCCAGAAAACCGTGGT GGCTTTCAAGGGTTTGGCTTTGGAGATGGGGGCTTCCAAATGTCATTTGGAATTGGTGCCTTTCCGTTTGGTATTTTTGCTACGGCTTTTAACATCAATGATGGAAGACCTCCTCCAG CCCCTGGGACACCACAGCACATGGATGAACAGTTTCTGTCTCGACTCTTCCTGTTTGTCGCCCTTGTGATCATGTTTTGGCTGCTGATTGCATAA
- the rnf185 gene encoding E3 ubiquitin-protein ligase RNF185 isoform X1, with amino-acid sequence MATAAPPPASGSAATTENQSPGSSSSTAADSGNQDSTFECNICLDTAKDAVISLCGHLFCWPCLHQWLETRPNRQVCPVCKAGISRDKVIPLYGRGSTGQQDPRERTPPRPQGQRPEPENRGGFQGFGFGDGGFQMSFGIGAFPFGIFATAFNINDGRPPPAAPGTPQHMDEQFLSRLFLFVALVIMFWLLIA; translated from the exons ATGGCCACCGCTGCGCCCCCGCCAGCCTCTGGCTCTGCTGCGACCACTGAAAACCAAAGTCCCGGATCCAGCAGCTCGACTGCAGCCGACAGTGGCAACCAGGATAGCACTTTCGAGTGTAATATATGTCTGGACACCGCCAAGGATGCAGTGATCAGCCTGTGTGGACACCTCTTCTG TTGGCCTTGCTTGCACCAG TGGTTGGAGACCAGACCCAACAGACAGGTGTGTCCAGTGTGTAAAGCTGGTATCAGCAGAGACAAAGTTATCCCCTTATATGGACGGGGAAGCACAGGTCAACAAGACCCCAG AGAAAGAACACCCCCTCGACCACAAGGGCAAAGACCTGAGCCAGAAAACCGTGGT GGCTTTCAAGGGTTTGGCTTTGGAGATGGGGGCTTCCAAATGTCATTTGGAATTGGTGCCTTTCCGTTTGGTATTTTTGCTACGGCTTTTAACATCAATGATGGAAGACCTCCTCCAG CAGCCCCTGGGACACCACAGCACATGGATGAACAGTTTCTGTCTCGACTCTTCCTGTTTGTCGCCCTTGTGATCATGTTTTGGCTGCTGATTGCATAA
- the LOC121623250 gene encoding chemokine-like receptor 1, producing MDLDYVEYDDYTPDNETESNFTTNGTLDFSTPQTPLPPVLVAVNIIISVFGLAGNSVVIWICGRKMKRTVITTWYMSLAISDLLFCVVLPLDIFYTITSHWPFGLVLCKLTSSALFLNMYSSVFLFVLISTDRCIMISFPVWSHNHRTVRKASAVVVLMWLLSALLTLPSLIFRQVTVHGSVTQCYTSYMGHQMHKAVALTRFICGFLIPFLIIVFCCSVIGVKLRSLTLKSTKPYKVMAALILSFFFCWVPYHSFVLLELDFKNHSLEVLRTGLRVGTTLAAGNCFISPALLVFVGNDFKQILKRSLTSGIEEAMAEDFRTGGLNHSRSKSMEVI from the coding sequence ATGGATTTGGATTATGTAGAATATGACGATTATACTCCAGACAATGAAACTGAGAGCAACTTCACCACAAATGGAACACTGGATTTCAGTACCCCTCAGACTCCTTTGCCTCCTGTTCTGGTGGCTGTCAATATCATTATATCTGTTTTCGGACTTGCAGGAAATTCAGTAGTGATCTGGATCTGTGGACGTAAAATGAAAAGGACAGTCATCACCACCTGGTACATGAGTCTGGCCATTTCAGACCTTTTGTTCTGTGTCGTTTTGCCTCTGGATATATTCTACACGATCACCTCACACTGGCCCTTCGGACTGGTCTTGTGCAAGCTCACCTCCTCCGCCCTGTTTCTCAACAtgtacagcagtgtgtttctgtttgtcctgaTCAGCACTGATCGCTGTATAAtgatttcatttcctgtgtggtCACATAACCACCGGACAGTGCGAAAAGCATCTGCAGTTGTTGTCCTCATGTGGCTCCTTTCTGCACTCCTAACGTTGCCCTCGCTGATCTTCAGACAGGTCACAGTCCACGGCTCAGTCACTCAGTGCTACACCAGTTACATGGGCCATCAAATGCACAAGGCTGTGGCACTGACTCGATTCATCTGCGGGTTCCTGATTCCTTTCCTAATAATTGTGTTCTGTTGCTCCGTGATTGGTGTGAAGCTAAGAAGTTTGACCCTCAAGTCAACAAAGCCTTACAAAGTCATGGCAGCACTCATCTTgtcatttttcttctgctgGGTCCCTTATCATAGCTTTGTTCTCTTAGAGTTGGACTTTAAGAACCACAGCCTGGAAGTGCTTCGAACTGGCCTGAGGGTGGGGACCACCCTGGCTGCAGGAAACTGCTTCATATCCCCAGCTCTCCTGGTGTTTGTTGGTAATGACTTTAAACAAATCCTAAAGCGTTCTTTGACATCAGGAATAGAGGAGGCAATGGCGGAGGATTTTCGGACAGGTGGTCTGAATCACTCAAGGTCTAAGTCAATGGAAGTTATCTAA